The following are encoded together in the Tripterygium wilfordii isolate XIE 37 chromosome 3, ASM1340144v1, whole genome shotgun sequence genome:
- the LOC119993622 gene encoding protein POLLEN DEFECTIVE IN GUIDANCE 1 isoform X2 yields MALRSSGRKLSFEILSRTNSIEQDERDAAFLYRSKSFPLRNDDDVESKSHENSPRKRKKRKHKKKKPLERYPPIAEDPIADTNSVIDSNSVPIIDDSRSTEKNKNGFESELDFQRYSGAESGVFTVTEFAEGESQNVYNFVELRQRNVNGSGIDEAVMASRFQGSLTEESGVEVSSGEKENQQRRWEPNGSLLTKLQTADSLDWKRLMADDPNYLSSMKKSPVKYFLEEMYSGNSLQRTVALGNEKERERVYDTIFRLPWRCELFKRHSAAELFDFGCLVVLTCGVALLERTDISLIYHMIRGQGTIKLYVVYNVLEIFDKLFQNFGGDVLQTLFNSAEELARCSPENTLFWTWRFFSDQALAMVASILHSFILLAQAITLSTCIVAHNNALLALLVSNNFAEIKSSVFKRFNKDNIHRLVYSDSIERFHISAFLVFVLAQNILEAEGPWFESFLYNALLVFVCEMLIDIIKHSFLAKFNDIKPIVYSEFLEELCKQTLNIQTDDKKNKLTFVPLAPACVVIRVLTPVYAARVPCNPLLWRVFWILLLFAVTYIMLASLKMIVGIGLQKHATWYVNRCHKRKHHLD; encoded by the exons ATGGCGTTGCGATCCTCGGGAAGAAAGCTCTCCTTCGAGATTCTCAGCCGAACCAACTCTATTGAACAAGATGAACGCGATGCCGCCTTCTTGTACCGATCGAAGTCATTTCCTCTCAGGAACGACGACGACGTGGAGTCCAAATCTCACGAGAATTCGCCtcggaagagaaagaagaggaaacaTAAGAAAAAGAAGCCTCTCGAACGGTATCCTCCAATCGCGGAAGATCCGATCGCCGACACGAACAGCGTCATTGATTCTAATTCCGTTCCCATTATCGACGATTCGAGAAGCACGGAAAAGAACAAAAACGGCTTCGAATCGGAATTGGATTTCCAGAGGTACAGTGGCGCAGAGAGCGGCGTGTTTACGGTGACTGAATTTGCAGAGGGGGAGAGCCAGAACGTGTATAATTTTGTGGAGTTGAGGCAGCGTAATGTCAATGGAAGTGGAATTGATGAGGCGGTGATGGCGTCGCGGTTTCAGGGGAGCCTGACGGAAGAGAGTGGTGTGGAGGTGAGCTCCGGGGAAAAGGAGAATCAACAAAGGAGATGGGAGCCAAACGGGAGTTTGCTAACGAAGCTCCAGACGGCAGACTCATTGGATTGGAAGCGTCTGATGGCCGATGATCCTAATT ATCTCTCTTCAATGAAGAAGTCACCAGTGAAGTACTTTCTGGAAGAAATGTATTCTGGAAACTCGTTACAACGAACAGTAGCTCTTGGCAATgagaaagaaagggagagagTTTATGATACCATCTTTCGTTTGCCATGGAGATGTGAACTG TTCAAGAGGCATTCTGCAGCAGAGCTGTTCGATTTCGGCTGCCTTGTGGTGCTGACTTGTGGGGTTGCTCTCTTGGAAAGAACAG ATATCAGTTTAATCTATCACATGATTCGTGGTCAAGGAACAATCAAACTCTATGTGGTCTACAATGTATTAGAG ATATTTGATAAACTATTCCAAAATTTTGGTGGAGACGTATTGCAAACTTTATTTAATTCTGCAGAAGAACTTGCACGTTGCTCCCCAGAAAACACATTATTCTGGACCTGGAGATTTTTCTCTGACCAAGCATTGGCCATGGTTGCTTCAA TTCTTCATTCTTTCATTTTATTAGCTCAGGCAATTACCTTATCAACCTGTATTGTTGCTCACAATAATGCATTGCTGGCTTTGCTGGTATCCAATAACTTTGCTGAGATAAAAAGTAGTGTCTTCAAGCGCTTTAATAAGGATAATATTCACAGGCTGGTATACTCTG ATTCAATAGAGAGATTCCACATTTCAGCATTTCTCGTGTTCGTTTTAGCTCAAAATATTCTGGAGGCTGAGGGTCCTTGGTTCGAAAGTTTTCTATAT AATGCTCTCTTGGTTTTTGTCTGCGAAATGTTGATTGATATTATAAAGCATTCATTCCTTGCCAAATTCAATGATATAAAGCCCATTGTATACTCCGAGTTTCTTGAAGAGCTTTGTAAACAG ACTTTGAATATTCAAACTGATGATAAGAAGAACAAACTCACTTTCGTTCCTCTGGCACCAGCTTGCGTG GTTATACGAGTTCTGACTCCTGTATATGCAGCACGCGTACCCTGCAACCCTCTTTTGTGGAGGGTATTTTGGATTCTCCTCTTGTTTGCGGTGACGTACATCATGCTTGCAAGCCTTAAAATGATTGTTGGCATAGGTCTGCAAAAACATGCAACTTGGTATGTTAATAGGTGCCATAAACGAAAACACCATCTTGATTAA
- the LOC119993622 gene encoding protein POLLEN DEFECTIVE IN GUIDANCE 1 isoform X1, translating to MALRSSGRKLSFEILSRTNSIEQDERDAAFLYRSKSFPLRNDDDVESKSHENSPRKRKKRKHKKKKPLERYPPIAEDPIADTNSVIDSNSVPIIDDSRSTEKNKNGFESELDFQRYSGAESGVFTVTEFAEGESQNVYNFVELRQRNVNGSGIDEAVMASRFQGSLTEESGVEVSSGEKENQQRRWEPNGSLLTKLQTADSLDWKRLMADDPNYLSSMKKSPVKYFLEEMYSGNSLQRTVALGNEKERERVYDTIFRLPWRCELLIDVGFFVCLDSFLSLLTIMPTRILVTLWRLISTRQFKRHSAAELFDFGCLVVLTCGVALLERTDISLIYHMIRGQGTIKLYVVYNVLEIFDKLFQNFGGDVLQTLFNSAEELARCSPENTLFWTWRFFSDQALAMVASILHSFILLAQAITLSTCIVAHNNALLALLVSNNFAEIKSSVFKRFNKDNIHRLVYSDSIERFHISAFLVFVLAQNILEAEGPWFESFLYNALLVFVCEMLIDIIKHSFLAKFNDIKPIVYSEFLEELCKQTLNIQTDDKKNKLTFVPLAPACVVIRVLTPVYAARVPCNPLLWRVFWILLLFAVTYIMLASLKMIVGIGLQKHATWYVNRCHKRKHHLD from the exons ATGGCGTTGCGATCCTCGGGAAGAAAGCTCTCCTTCGAGATTCTCAGCCGAACCAACTCTATTGAACAAGATGAACGCGATGCCGCCTTCTTGTACCGATCGAAGTCATTTCCTCTCAGGAACGACGACGACGTGGAGTCCAAATCTCACGAGAATTCGCCtcggaagagaaagaagaggaaacaTAAGAAAAAGAAGCCTCTCGAACGGTATCCTCCAATCGCGGAAGATCCGATCGCCGACACGAACAGCGTCATTGATTCTAATTCCGTTCCCATTATCGACGATTCGAGAAGCACGGAAAAGAACAAAAACGGCTTCGAATCGGAATTGGATTTCCAGAGGTACAGTGGCGCAGAGAGCGGCGTGTTTACGGTGACTGAATTTGCAGAGGGGGAGAGCCAGAACGTGTATAATTTTGTGGAGTTGAGGCAGCGTAATGTCAATGGAAGTGGAATTGATGAGGCGGTGATGGCGTCGCGGTTTCAGGGGAGCCTGACGGAAGAGAGTGGTGTGGAGGTGAGCTCCGGGGAAAAGGAGAATCAACAAAGGAGATGGGAGCCAAACGGGAGTTTGCTAACGAAGCTCCAGACGGCAGACTCATTGGATTGGAAGCGTCTGATGGCCGATGATCCTAATT ATCTCTCTTCAATGAAGAAGTCACCAGTGAAGTACTTTCTGGAAGAAATGTATTCTGGAAACTCGTTACAACGAACAGTAGCTCTTGGCAATgagaaagaaagggagagagTTTATGATACCATCTTTCGTTTGCCATGGAGATGTGAACTG CTAATAGATGTTGGGTTCTTTGTCTGCCTTGATTCATTTTTGTCTTTGTTGACTATCATGCCGACTCGAATTTTGGTTACCCTCTGGAGGCTTATTAGTACCAG GCAGTTCAAGAGGCATTCTGCAGCAGAGCTGTTCGATTTCGGCTGCCTTGTGGTGCTGACTTGTGGGGTTGCTCTCTTGGAAAGAACAG ATATCAGTTTAATCTATCACATGATTCGTGGTCAAGGAACAATCAAACTCTATGTGGTCTACAATGTATTAGAG ATATTTGATAAACTATTCCAAAATTTTGGTGGAGACGTATTGCAAACTTTATTTAATTCTGCAGAAGAACTTGCACGTTGCTCCCCAGAAAACACATTATTCTGGACCTGGAGATTTTTCTCTGACCAAGCATTGGCCATGGTTGCTTCAA TTCTTCATTCTTTCATTTTATTAGCTCAGGCAATTACCTTATCAACCTGTATTGTTGCTCACAATAATGCATTGCTGGCTTTGCTGGTATCCAATAACTTTGCTGAGATAAAAAGTAGTGTCTTCAAGCGCTTTAATAAGGATAATATTCACAGGCTGGTATACTCTG ATTCAATAGAGAGATTCCACATTTCAGCATTTCTCGTGTTCGTTTTAGCTCAAAATATTCTGGAGGCTGAGGGTCCTTGGTTCGAAAGTTTTCTATAT AATGCTCTCTTGGTTTTTGTCTGCGAAATGTTGATTGATATTATAAAGCATTCATTCCTTGCCAAATTCAATGATATAAAGCCCATTGTATACTCCGAGTTTCTTGAAGAGCTTTGTAAACAG ACTTTGAATATTCAAACTGATGATAAGAAGAACAAACTCACTTTCGTTCCTCTGGCACCAGCTTGCGTG GTTATACGAGTTCTGACTCCTGTATATGCAGCACGCGTACCCTGCAACCCTCTTTTGTGGAGGGTATTTTGGATTCTCCTCTTGTTTGCGGTGACGTACATCATGCTTGCAAGCCTTAAAATGATTGTTGGCATAGGTCTGCAAAAACATGCAACTTGGTATGTTAATAGGTGCCATAAACGAAAACACCATCTTGATTAA